In Diorhabda carinulata isolate Delta chromosome 6, icDioCari1.1, whole genome shotgun sequence, a single genomic region encodes these proteins:
- the LOC130895368 gene encoding uncharacterized protein LOC130895368, which translates to MLKYGGGEEKLYINSLCVSGSSIKLLNPTNKCYINKTIKITLDADADERENFTERYKTKEATKIDKVKRRQTLNLNVTDYKNSQVCSKQLKQIHETVKIKDFERILNNLPRSDVSQQLVPNKVDRILRKIDADDIYDEFFGRYYNYLYELIESS; encoded by the coding sequence ATGCTAAAATACGGCGGTGGGGAGGAAAAGTTGTACATAAACAGTTTGTGTGTTAGTGGCAGCAGTATAAAACTTTTGAATCCAACAAACAAGTGTTACATCAACAAAACCATCAAGATAACATTGGATGCTGACGCAGATGAACGGGAAAATTTTACGGAAAGGTATAAAACAAAAGAAGCCACTAAAATTGATAAAGTGAAGAGACGACAGACTTTGAATCTCAACGtaacagattataaaaattctcaGGTGTGTAGTAAACAACTTAAGCAAATCCATGAAACCGTAAAAATTAAGGATTTTGAAAGGATTCTAAACAACTTGCCCAGAAGCGATGTCTCTCAACAATTAGTGCCGAATAAAGTGGATAGGATCCTGAGAAAAATAGATGCTGATGATATTTACGACGAATTTTTCGGTCGGTACTACAATTATCTTTATGAGTTAATCGAATCGAGTTAA